One Fictibacillus halophilus genomic window, CATGAGGACTAACTCAAAAAAATAATCGCAACGTTAATACGCTGCGATTCTGAAAAATGGTTATTTATTTGGTTTTGATTTAGGGAAAGTAGCTACTTCCAAAACTCCCTTACTTTATATACTCGTACGCAGATCCCAAAGCTCAGGGAAGAAGCGTTGATCCAACACTTTCTTGAGATAGTTCACCCCAGATGATCCGCCTGTTCCGACTTTGAAGCCAATAATGCGTTCTACCGTTTTCATATGGCGGAATCGCCACTGCTGCAACCAGTCTTCAATATCTACAAGTTTTTCTGCTAATTCATACAAATCCCAATATCTTTCAACGTTTCGGTACACTTCTAGCCAAGCTGCTTCTACTGATGCGTTATATTCATATCGCTTCGTTACATCACGGTTCAGTACTTCCTCGTCGATATAAAGCCCCGCTTTTGCGAGTGCCTGAATGGAAACGTCGTACAGACTTGGTGTATGAAGAGCAGCCGTTAATTGTTCGTGAAGGTCTGCGTCTTTTTTATAGATTTCTAGGATGTGCGGCGTCTTATAGCCGAGAGCAAATTCAATCATGCGGTATTGGTACGATTGAAAGCCTGATGCTTGTCCTAGCTTGTCACGAAACTCCATGTATTCTGCTGGCGTTAAGGTTGAGAGTACATCCCATGATTCGATGATCTGAGATTGAATCTTTGAAACACGTGCGAGCATTTTAAACGCTGAATGAAGATTCCCGCTTTCAATAGAAGCTATCGCCGAACGCGTTTCGTGCAGAATGAGTTTCATCCATAGCTCTGAAACTTGGTGGATAATGATAAACAACATTTCATCGTGATGACCGGAAAGCCTTTTCTGACCGGATAAGATCTTATCTAGGTTCAGATATTCACCATACGTCATTTGGTTGATAAAGTCTGTGTGAAGTCCTTTTTCTGTTTCTTTGCTGTCCAATTTTTTCTGTTCTGTCATTGAAATCCACTCCCCCGACAAATTACTGGTATGTCACCGCTTTCATTATACATGATTGTCGAAGTATCGGATTATTCTCGGACAAAAAAATAAAACCCGGAACGAATTCCGGGTTTCTTCTTACAAGGAGGTTACTGATTAACGAAGTCCGCCTAGCGCTTGTGCTACAAGACGCTTAGTGATTTCGCCACCTACAGATCCGTTTGCACGAGAAGTTGTGTCTGGTCCAAGATGTACTCCGAACTCAGCAGCGATCTCTTGTTTCATTGCGTCAAGAGCTCCTTGTGCTCCAGGAACCACGATTTGGTTGCTGTTATTACGTGCCATGCGATTTCCCTCCTTTGGGATAATATGTACGAAAAACTTATTTGTTTTCCGTTAAATGTAGTATGGGTTAATTCTGAAAACCTATTCATAGAAATATAAATTTTTTCAAAAAAAAACAAGAACTCGTCATAAGTCCTTGTTTTTCAGCTCTTGGCTTAACAAATTTTCTTCTATTAATTGTGCTCTCTTTAACTCTTTTGCAGAATGTTTCTTAAAAAAGACTACCGTTCTCCAAGCAAAAATCGTAAAGAGGGCAAGCGTTATCAAAGCCGGTATGTACTCAAGTTTGTTCTCTGGAAATACGATTGGTAACATATCTTTGCACCCTTTCGGTAAACAATTCCGTCTTATTATACCAAATACGAACAATAATTGATATGTTATACAGCTGTATTTGTGTTGTTTCTGTTAACGCTTTCTACTTGTTTCGCACGTTTGTCTGTGAGTTTGCTAAGAGCAATTGCAAGAACGATGCCGATTGCAAAGCCTGCCAAAATATCAGATGGATAATGAACGCCAACATAAACACGACTCAATCCGAGTAGGAACGGAAGAATCGCACCTGACACTAGGATCCAGCGCTTTTGATACCGTTGATAGAGAAGAACGGCTGCAAATATGTAAAACGTTGTCCCTACCATAGCGTTTCCACTCGGAAAACTGTACCCGTCCTCTTCAAGAAGGCGGAAATCTAGCGGCCGTTCTCTTTGAAACATGGATTTAACTAGCAAGTTCAGACCATAAGAAACCAGAATACTTCCGATCAGTAACAAGCTGTTTCTCCATTGTCTCATTATGAAAAGAACAATTGCACCGAGTAAACAGAGTCCAGCGAGCACTTTGGCATCCCCTACGTGAGTGAAGGCTAGTACGATTTCATTTAACCGATCTCTTCGGAGATTTAAAATAAGCTCTCTCAAACTCGAATCGAAAGTTGTTATGAAACTTGAGCTGTAAAATGAAAGACTGACAAAGATTAACATACATAAACTCAAAGTTATTTTCATTATTATTCCCCCTACATCTCATATTACTTCACGTCATCCAATATTAGGAATAACAATTCGGGGGATTACGGATAAAAATTAATTTACTACGTAATTAAATTATATTACCTCGTATAAAAAATCCGATTACTACGTAATTAATTGAGATTACTACGTAATTCTTTATCTCTGTTTCCCTGAAACGCACATATCATCTATTTTCCTCCTGGAGAGTACACGCATATTTATCAACTGACTCTTCAAAAAGAAAAAGCCCCCCCTACAAAGGAGAACTTTCGCTTTCTGCTTCACATTCTTTTATATAACGGTTCCACGGATGTTCCCTGCATTCTGTGCTGCATGAGCGTTTGTGTTCATGCTCGCACTCTTCACACATCAACAGATGCGCGTTGCATTCTGGATTTCCGCATTTCACATAACGTTCTTCAGGGTTTCCGCAGTGATAACACTTACCCACCACAACCTCTTCCCCTGTTCTGTTAACAGGTACAGAGATCCGCTCATCGAACACATAACACTTACCGTCCCATAGCTTACCTTTGGCGATTTCATCATAGCCGTAAGAGATGATTCCGCCTTCTAGCTGAGAAACGTCCTTGAACCCTTCTTTTACCAAGAAGCCTGAGAATTTCTCACAACGAATACCACCTGTGCAATATGTTAGAACTTTTTTATCTTTATATTGACTGAAGTTCTCTCTCACCCATTGTGGCAGCTCGCGGAATGTTTCTACGTCTGGTCTGATCGCATTCTTGAAATGGCCGAGGTCGTATTCGTATGTGTTACGGGCATCTAAGATCACGACATCTTCTGATTCCATCGCTTCGAGCCATTCTTTTGGGGAAAGATGTTTACCCGTAAGTTCGTTTGGATTCACATCGTCTTCCAAACTTAAATGAACAAGCTCTGGTCGTACGCGAACCTTCATCTTTTTGAAGGCATGTTCGTTTGATCTCTCTATTTTAAAAACGGTATCTGCAAAACGAGAATCATTTTTCATGACCTGCATATAGGATTCGGTTTGCTCTACTGTTCCTGACACGGTTCCGTTGATCCCTTCATTCGCTACAAGGATTCTGCCTTTTAATCCGATCTCCTTACAACGAGCGAGATGTTCTTCTTTAAATGCTTCAGGGTCTTCGATTGTTACGTATTTATAATACAATAATACTTGAAAGTCCATGATTACCACCTACTTATACTTCTTAAAAAACTACCTTACCTATAATAACAAATTATGAGAAAAAGAAAAATACAGGACACGTCCTGTATTTTAGATTTTATTCAGTGTACTGTTTCTCAAAATGTCAGCTGCCTCATGCGCTTCTTCATCTTCAGCCAATTCAAGGGCTGTTTTTCCATCTTCTTTGGCGAGGTAAGGATCTGCTCCTTTTTCAACAAAATAGGCGATCATCTCAGGATCGTTATGCTGAGCGGCTTGATGTAGAATCGTCCAGCCTCCGCTCTGTTTTTCGTTAATATTAGCTCCGTGCGATAGTAAGAGACTCATCATCTCTTGGCGATTTTTCATATTTGCTGCCGCGGCATGAAGCGGTGTGTTCGCCATGTTGTTTCCTGACTTCACATGAACATCAGCTCCTTGATCAAGCAACAGTCTCACAATCTCGATATGTCCAAAATGTGCGGCCAAATGAAGAGGTGACCATCCTTCACTGAGTCCGTTTATGCTTGTTTCTTCGTTTTTCAAAAGTTCCTCAACAACCGTTAAATTCCCATCCATTGCTGCTTGGTGCAGATTCATCGTATCCACCCTTTCTGATAGTTGTTAGACGACTACTTCGACTTCCTGACACGAAAACCCTTTTACATACAATTATTTACAAATTTTTTCTCTGATTCCCAGTTGTTTCGCGGTCAAAATTATGTGAACATTTAAATAGTGAAAGTCGTTGGGGGAACTGAATATACGGGGGATTTTATGCGTTTAAAAATACTATCTTTATCACTGGCTGCTTTTCTCGTGATGACAACTGCAGCACACGCTTCAACACCATATACGGTTCAGCAAAATGACACACTGTGGAAGATCGCACAGCATAAAAATGTAAGCGTATCAAATGTTATCGGAATGAATCGATTGACGAGCCATAGCATCTATACTGGTCAAACGTTATATATTCCATCGTCTTCAAATCTACACAAAGTAGTAATTGGAGAGACTCTTAACAAAATCGCTTCGGCGTCAAATGTTAGTTTATGGGCAATCCAACAGGCAAACCCACAGATCAAAGAGATCAATTGGGTTTATCCTGGACAAGTGATCGAGCTGCCAGCTTCTGTTGCCAAACAACAGCCAGCACCAAAATCCACAGCTCCAGCACAACCTGCAGTCGGTTCAACTGCTACACAGGTTTCACAGCTTGTGAATGCAGAGCGTCAAAAAGCCGGCCTTGCCCCATTAACACTTGATGCTGAACTTAGCAATGTTGCTTTGGCAAAAGCTAAAGACATGATCCAGAATAACTATTTCGATCATAACTCACCTACTTACGGATCTCCGTTTGACATGATGCGAAGCTTTGGAATCGAATACACAGCAGCAGGTGAGAACATTGCACAAGGCCAAACTTCACCACAAGCAGTAATGACAGATTGGATGAATAGTCCTGGTCACCGCCAAAACATTTTAAGCTCTAACTACGACTCCATCGGAGTAGGTTATTTTGAGGGAGCTTGGGTACAACTATTTAAAAAATAAGGATCTTCCGCACGACTTTCCACTTAAAAACATGCAGCTTCTCTGGTTGCATGTTTTTTATATGTGTATCAACCGGTCTTCAGTCTTTATTTCCTGAATGACTTGTTGCATGTCATCAGTAGTTAGGAGACTTGTATGAAGAAGATGTTTAGAATCTAAGTCTGATTTCAAAAACTCATGAAAAAGAATCAAACACCTTTCACCCATTCGATCTTCGTCATTGCGCAACGCATCTCTTTTTACCAACGTATCCTTATCTGCCCAAAGAACAACGTATTTGATCGTAACGCCGAAATCACTCAACTGTTCTCTTAACCATTCAACATCCTTGGGAAAGATGATGTAATCAATCACAACGTCACAGCCATAATCAATGAAGTTCCTTGTAAGTTGAAGAATGTTATTCCAGATCAAATCATGCTCCTGTTCACTTTCCCAGGGCTTCTCTCTTCCATTAATGTGCATATGACTGATATCATCACCCGAGAGGTAGGCGCTTTCGGGTAAACTTTTTACAAGTTCAGTTGAAGTTGTTGATTTCCCGACTCCTGCAGGTCCTGACAGGAGATAAACGGTTCTTGCATGCTCTCTTGTCACTGGTGTTCCTCCACACTTAAAACTTTAATTCTAGTTCTTCTAAAAGTGCTCTTGCACCGTTCGGACTAAGTACGAACTTTCCGCCTGCATACGTGGAATTTTGATCTGTCACTTCTCCTGTAATCACACAAGAGTTATTAGCTATGTATTTCTTTAAAATAATACGGTCATCTTCTACAAATATCTCTATGCCATCCTTAATGTCTAGATCCATCATTCGGCGCAATTCAATCGGAATAACGATTCTTCCTAACTCATCCACTTTTCTTACGATCCCCGTGCTTTTCATTTGTTCTACCTTCCCTTTCATTCCAAGCGGATTATTACATTCTGTATTAAAGTTGCCACACTTGGTAAATTATGTTTTTTATGACTGAATTAATCATCTCAAAAACTTCTAAAAATAGGAAGGGGATTTGGGTTGGGTTAATTTATTGAGTAAATAGAACTAATTTAAAAGAACAAAATGCAAAAATACGATTTTTTGTATTTGTCATGAGGCAAGAATCCTATAACTTTTTCCCAAAATAAAAGCTTGCAGGAAAATTCCCTGCAAGCTTTAAACAGATTTTTTCATTACGACATAGGTTATGGCATTAGTCGTAAGAAGGACAGGTCTTAGATTACGTACGATTTTAAAACTTAACGGATTTATGACTGCTTTTAAAATTTCCCAGTTAGGATAGGAATTCTTAAGCAATTTGCTCATATCATTCGTATTCATGTTAATTTCAATAAGAGCTTCTAGTGGTGTTTGAGTTTCTAGATCAGTCTCTGTGACTTCGGAGTTTACAATCAAGCAATTTACCCCACCGTTACGAGTTCCTTTTTCCATTCGTTGAAGAACCGTCCTTAAAGATTCAACAGAATCAGCATGTTCTAGACTTGAAACAGCTACGATCAAATCATATGCATCTTCTTTGATTTCATATGTGCTTATGTCTGCATTAATAGGCGTGATATGATCCAATACTTCAAACTCTTTGCTATATTGTTCTAGTTTTTCAAGTGCAGAGTCTAGGAAGTCGACACAATCAATTTCAACACCTTGTTCTATAAACGCCTGAGCTAATGGAATACTATTTCTCCCCACTCCACAGCCTAAATCTAATATCTGAATATCTTGCAATCCACTCAAAATAGGAACTAACTCCATGACTGTTCTTACAGGTCTATTAAGCCATGAACCTTTTTCGAACAGTTTATAATTGTCATAACAATAATCATGGTATTCTTTTTCTTCTTGACGAATTCTCTCTAATTTATTCAAGCTCAAGAATCCTCCATTCATCAAACAGGAATCAATTACGCTCACTACACGGACAACTATTTTTGAAAATCAGAAAATCCTTCTAATGCTTTATTAATATTAGGCTCAAAATCAATCGCATCAAGCATAGCAATTCCTTCTACTATAATGAACGTTAAAGGTGCTAGTTTCTCTTTTTCTTCATCGTCAGCTTGAATGAGTTCAGAACAGTATTGGATAAAAATATTCCCGATCTGTTTGGCAATTGGATAATAAGGCTCTTCTTTTTTCGAAGCTCGTGCAATTAACTCGAGCCAGAGCTGAATGTAGGGTTTCACGACAGGGTTTTTGATCAATTGGTAAAGATGCGGTACTAATTGATTAAAAGGAATAGGAACTGTTTGCGCCTGTTCAAGAATAGTAATCAGGTTATCAGATATCTGGGTTAACACTTCTGTCATTAGCTCTTCTTTGTCTTGATAATAATGAAGCAGCATTCTGTCACTCGTCCCTGCAGCCTGTGCTAAACTTCTTAAGCTTCCTGACTGAAGACCGTTTATGAGAATATGGTTCGCCATTTTTTCTTGAATCTCTTGTTTTCGTAATTCGCCTTTTTTCATCACATTTTCCTCGTTGCATTTTTTATGTAGTATATGCTACATTTTAATTATGTAGCAAGTGCTACATTTTTGTGAAAATGGGAGGGATCTAATAAATGAAGAATAGTGAAGTTGCAGAAGTTAGCGATTTAGAATCACCACGTTTTTTCAGTAAAAAACAAACAGCAATTTTATTCGCATTCGGAATTATATTTTGGTTCAGTGGTGCAATGGCTGTTAAATTTGGGTATTCCATGGGTTTATTTGGCCATACGGGCAGTCTGATTTCTTTCGCTCTTGCTTTACCAGTATCTTGGTTTTCTGTTTTACTTATCGTGAAAGGTGCAGATCTTAAGCCCCTACAAATTGTTCCTGGAATCGGTTTAGGTCTTGCAACAGCTACATTCTTTGATGGAATTGTTCTAACTTGGGGAACTTGGGTTTATGGTACGAATTCAGATCAGATCAGTTTTGGTGCAGCATGGATCTTATGGGGTGCCTTTACGTTTTTGGCATTCGCATTTTTGGAAGCATACCGAAAAGGAATAAAATTGGCTTAAAGCGTTCAAAAAAATACCAAGTACACTTTAAAAGCGGTGTACTTGGTATTACTTTACTCTTAAGATTTGACCTGGAAATATGCTGTAGTTACTATCTAGATTGTTCCAGCTTTTGATTTGTTGAATCGTGCTTCCGTATTGTTGGCTAAGAGAATAAACCGTATCTCCACTCACTACAGTGTGATAAATTGCTTTTTTAGGAAGATTGAAGCTCTTCACAATCCCATTTACATGTCCTCGCGCAATACTTTCAATAAATGACGTTGTTTTCAACTTATTTGCATCATTCACATTATCTATAAACCCATTCTCTGTTAACAGAGCAGGCATATTTGATTCACGCAATACATGAAAGTCTGCTGTCTTTTGCCCACGATCACTAAAATTCACAAGTTTTAAAATTTCCGCATGGATATTATCTTGATACGTCGTTGTAGGTGCTATGGAACCTGGATAGACGTAATCTTCATACCCTGTTCCACCGCCTGCATTGGTATGAACGGATAAAAAGAAATCAGCTCCCCATGCGTTTGCAGCATCGGTTCGTTCTGTTAATGACTTTGTTACATCTGATGTCCTGCTCATCAAAACGGAAACATTGCTATATTCAGCAAGTAAAATATCTCTTATACGAAGTCCAATTTTTAAAGTAAGTGCCTTTTCTGTGAGGTTATTAGCAACCCCTCCAGGATCAGTTCCTCCATGACCTGGATCAATAAAGATTTTCACCATTTTCATCACCCCTATTATTCATCATATGATGGAATCTATGAAAAGGTTTGTACAATTTACTAGAGTTTATCTAGCCTTAAACGCCTTTTGTTGCATAGTGTCCAATCAACTAGAGAACTCCTTTCATAATCTACTACATAGAGAGTGTAACGTCTCTATAAAATGCACTACAAAGATATGGGGTGTCTTTTATGCGTAATTTCTTAAGTCTATTAGACGGATTATTTGCTGACAAAAAAATCCGCAAGACTCCACAAGACAAAAAAAGAATTGGCTAAAAACAAATTGCCTAACTATTTGAAGTTAGGCTAGACGTACATAATATATAAGAGGTTTATATTTTTCTCTAATTACCTTCTTACAATTGGAATCCAGATTTCAGCACTTCTCCCAGACTCCCCTACAAAGTAAACCTCAATCTCTGGCAATCCAGCATGTTGGTAGTCCGTTGCCGGAAACCACTCCCGATAGATTCGATGAAATCCACTCTGTATAGCTTCAGGAAGTGAGCCATGGCAAGGAAAAACAGCCCATGTAGTAGAGGGGATTCTCTTAACTGTCAATCTTTCAGAAGAGGTTACTACTTCTTCCTTTCTGCCAATCATATATGTAAAGTCCTCATCAAAGTTTAATGTTAGACCAAGTAAAGAGTTACTAATAGACTCTTGATTGATATCATCTATCGTTCCATCCCGCCTACACTCTCCCCAGAAATCTTGTCGTGTTCGACCTTCGTTTCCACAAGTTAGAGTAGTCGTTTTTCCGAAAACTATGAAAGATTCTTTTTCCTCAATTAAATAATCCAGTTCACGATCTCCAGAAACGGTAAGTTGGAACGAGATGCGTGGGAATGCTTTCAGTGATACACCCGATTGACGAGCTTCAGATGGTGAGATACCATGGATTTTCCGAAATGCCTTAGAAAACGATTCTGGGGTTTTGTACCCGTATTTCAATGCTACATCGATCACTTTGGAGGGAGAAACAGCCAGTTCTTGAGCAGCTAAGGTCAGCTTTCGTTTCCGTACATATTCCGCAACTGTCATTCCAGAAATCATAAAAAACATTCGTTGAAAATGGAAAGGTGAAGAATACGCTACCTTCGCAATCGCGTTGATATTTAATGGTTCCTCCATCATACTCTCTATGTAATCTAAAGCTTCTTCCATCCGATTCAGCCACTCCATACTAAACCACCTCTATAATATTGCTCGAAAAGATTGATAAAATATAACTTCGCTCCTCTGCTTTGTTAACCTGCTATTATTCTCTTTTCATACCAGTTCGTTAAAAGCACGGAATGACAGGATACCCAACAATACTGCTTCTATAATGAAATGGAAAAGTACAAATTTATGAAAAGAGGGATTAGATGAAGAAAAGCATGGTTAGTTTGATTACAGTCGGGCTATTATTCTCCAGCGGTTCAGCTACTTGGGCTCACCCATCTAAACAGAAAAAGGTGGAGTATGTTGCGTTAGGTGATTCCATACCTGCTGGGATGACGCCTTATGGTAACTATGATGAAAGTTATCCGGATATGCTAAAAGATATGTTCCAGCGCTCAAACACTAAACTAAAAGACTATGACAATTTTTCAGTTTCAGGTTATAGCTCAGAACAATTGAAGGACGATGTTGAAAATAACTCTACTATTCGTAACGAACTTCGTGAGGCTACTCATATTACGATTACGATTGGAGCCAACGATCTGTTTCAAAAACTACTATCTGACCCATCAACCGCACAACAAGGAATTGATGCAGCAAGTTCAAATTTAAACGATATTCTACAAATGATTGACGAGTTAAACCCAAAAGCAAACGTCTATGTCATGGGCTATTACAATCCTTTTGCTTATTATCCAAAAGAAGTTCAGAATTTCCTTGTTCCCCTTTCTGATACCTTGAATCATGAAATTGAAGTTCGAGCTATAGAAAACGGTGATACATATGTCCCTACTGCATATGTCATCGATCCTGAGTTTGAAAAATACATGCCTAACCCTGAAGATAACCATTTAAATGTGAAGGGATATAAGGTGATCGCTAAAGAATTTTGGAAGGTTATGAAAAAAGATAGATGAGAAAAAAGACTCGTCAATGGCGAGTCTTTTTTCATTAAAACACTTCACTAATCCTTATTCATCAAATCCTAAATTTATCGGTTGATCTGGTAAATTCTCAGATCCCATCATATTGGTAGTTGGCTCTGATTCATCTACTTCTACAAACTGAAATCCGTCTGCCCATACTTTCCCTTGTCCGGCTAAAAGCACCCCAAAATGCATAGACGCACTTTCAGCAGGAACATCGAGTACCACTTTATAATAGTTCCAATCAGAGGTTCCTGAAATTGACCGGTTGTCCATATTGTCAAATTGAACAACATCCCCTGATTGATTGTCTACGCGAAACCATGCTCCACACTTTGTTACATCCTCCGTTTTTAAATAGCACGACATCTTAATTCTTTTTCCTCTGAATCGTTCTGCTGAAATACTTTGCATCATCGTACCAAATTGTCCTTCTCCCATATCCCCTGTTGAATATAAAAGACCTGATTTGGTTCCAGTATGGAATACCTTATCATCCGATTCCATGCAATAATCACTTGGATGCGATCCGCTCAACATCCACCCTTTTACTGTTGTTGTTTGGTTCATTTCATTTTCCTCCATCCCACTAATGGTTCTCATCAGTTTTCGATATTTTCCCGGTGGCATGTTGTACAGTTCTTTAAATGAACGTGTGAAAGCTTCTTGTGATTGAAACTGTAATGAAAATGCGATGTGTAAAATGGACTCATCCGAATAGAGAAGGTACATGGCTGCTATCGCTAAACGCCGCTTACGAACATACTCACTTAACGTTTGGCCCGTTTCTTTCTTAAAGATCCGCGATAGATGAAATTTCGAATACCCTACTTTATTTGCATAATGTTCTAGGAACCAGTCATCTTGTAAATGTTCTTCAATGTAACGAATGGTCTCCTTCGTGACTTCACTATACATCCTGCTCACCTCACTATTATCATAATAGAAGGTGTAAATGAATTTTTGATATTATTTGCTAATCTATCTATTTTTTTCATACTTTTTATGAACATCACACTAAATAACACAGCGGAAGTTAATTAGTTCATTAGTTATAAAAAAATGCACTTCCTCTTCTCGAAGAAATGCAATCATTTAGTAATTATTCGCGCTTAATATACCTCTTGATTATTCGATGTGAATTTTATTCTCAACATTACTGCAACGATGCTACTCGACATTCCAGCTAGTAGAAACAGCCAAGTAAACCATTCCAGACCCATAGTAGGGGATCTAAACGTTAACGAACTGGCTAAAAATAGTGTAAGTCCCAGTATGCCGAAAAATAAGCTCAGTTTGTTCGTTTGATTTTTTAAAAGCCATGTAGCAATTAATACAAGCATATACAACAAGCTAATTGTCATGAGTATGGGGAATACTGGTTTAAATTTTGCTGCGTAGATGAAATGATCCAATCCTGAGATATCAGATACATTTGTTACAGCTCCATGTTTCCATGTTGAAAAAATAGCCGAGTACTTCCATTCCCACTGTGTATCTCTTAATTCACTTCCTTCATACCATGCTGAGAACGTTGAAAATAAAAATACTAAGATTGATAAAACAAATTGAATCATATACGACATAGCTAGCATTCCCTCTCATTCATATGTTGTTCCTTATTTTACCATGCGAGGTTTGATCTTTGCTAATTACTATTAGACTAAATTTCTTAAGGTCAGTTAATTTTAATCGAAGAACATTGAGAACGATATCCTAGTCGTTTTAATTATCCGATTTTCTCCGCTAACTCTAGAATTATTCCTTCTGGACCACGAACGTAGCAAAGTTTATAGCTAATCTCGTATTGCTCGATCTCACTAAAAGTTTCCATGCCCTTCTTTTCCAATATAGCAACAATCGCCTCTAGATTCTCAACCGCAAAGCAAATATGTCGGATGCCTAGCGTATTTGCATAAGGTTGTTGAGTATCTGAATCATCTGATGGCGTATGAAATTTGACTAGCTCTATCCAGGTCTTACCATCAGGCATTCCTAATTCTACACATTCAGTTTTT contains:
- a CDS encoding AraC family transcriptional regulator; its protein translation is MEWLNRMEEALDYIESMMEEPLNINAIAKVAYSSPFHFQRMFFMISGMTVAEYVRKRKLTLAAQELAVSPSKVIDVALKYGYKTPESFSKAFRKIHGISPSEARQSGVSLKAFPRISFQLTVSGDRELDYLIEEKESFIVFGKTTTLTCGNEGRTRQDFWGECRRDGTIDDINQESISNSLLGLTLNFDEDFTYMIGRKEEVVTSSERLTVKRIPSTTWAVFPCHGSLPEAIQSGFHRIYREWFPATDYQHAGLPEIEVYFVGESGRSAEIWIPIVRR
- a CDS encoding VOC family protein, translating into MKVNRIDHVSINVNKLSEAKAFFLEIGLEVKAEWEMQGNQLDRLVGLENVKTECVELGMPDGKTWIELVKFHTPSDDSDTQQPYANTLGIRHICFAVENLEAIVAILEKKGMETFSEIEQYEISYKLCYVRGPEGIILELAEKIG
- a CDS encoding YjdJ family protein, whose translation is MSYMIQFVLSILVFLFSTFSAWYEGSELRDTQWEWKYSAIFSTWKHGAVTNVSDISGLDHFIYAAKFKPVFPILMTISLLYMLVLIATWLLKNQTNKLSLFFGILGLTLFLASSLTFRSPTMGLEWFTWLFLLAGMSSSIVAVMLRIKFTSNNQEVY
- a CDS encoding helix-turn-helix transcriptional regulator encodes the protein MYSEVTKETIRYIEEHLQDDWFLEHYANKVGYSKFHLSRIFKKETGQTLSEYVRKRRLAIAAMYLLYSDESILHIAFSLQFQSQEAFTRSFKELYNMPPGKYRKLMRTISGMEENEMNQTTTVKGWMLSGSHPSDYCMESDDKVFHTGTKSGLLYSTGDMGEGQFGTMMQSISAERFRGKRIKMSCYLKTEDVTKCGAWFRVDNQSGDVVQFDNMDNRSISGTSDWNYYKVVLDVPAESASMHFGVLLAGQGKVWADGFQFVEVDESEPTTNMMGSENLPDQPINLGFDE
- a CDS encoding SGNH/GDSL hydrolase family protein, with product MKKSMVSLITVGLLFSSGSATWAHPSKQKKVEYVALGDSIPAGMTPYGNYDESYPDMLKDMFQRSNTKLKDYDNFSVSGYSSEQLKDDVENNSTIRNELREATHITITIGANDLFQKLLSDPSTAQQGIDAASSNLNDILQMIDELNPKANVYVMGYYNPFAYYPKEVQNFLVPLSDTLNHEIEVRAIENGDTYVPTAYVIDPEFEKYMPNPEDNHLNVKGYKVIAKEFWKVMKKDR